The following DNA comes from Triticum aestivum cultivar Chinese Spring chromosome 3D, IWGSC CS RefSeq v2.1, whole genome shotgun sequence.
GCTATGTAAAGCAAACTCGCTATATGGGCAAGTTCTTCATTTTGTTATGTTGTGGACTTGTGGTCCACTAAGTAGTTCCTAATAATTACTATATACTATTTTCAGTAAAGTTATATTAAGACACAAAATACACATTAAGTGGGCCATCTTTTCATTGCCTAGCAAAGCAAAATGGGAAAATGATGCAGACATGCATGTTGCAGCTGCTGTTGAGAAAAAAAAAACGGTAACACAAACATTTTACAGCATGAGCATGGCATTATCATAGCATATCTCAATAGATCAAAGAACCACATGCACTTCTAACTTGACAGACATCCTAGGATTGACGAATTGTAGTATACCTCCAGGAACACACAAGATAACCAGCTGACCAATTCTTATGATCTGGATGGGAAGTATCGCAGGCTGCAAAAGATTACAAAAATCAATACAAGACCAGCAAATAAAAATTGTGTTAATTCAGTAAGTTGTTTCTAGTAAGAGATCATCTTTTTTGGAAGTTAGCAGGCGAGCTGCAAAGTTAACTGATCAGGGGTAAATCTAGTTAGAAATCGTGGTTCTGATTTGAATATTGTGAAGCTTAGGAACAACAGGTGCTTTGCAGTTAACAAATGAAGACTGAACATGAAGATATATGATGGCTACACTTTAAGCTCTTGAACTAAGTAACTCCCatgagaaaataaataaatcaaattggTTAAAGAAAAGTAAGGAATGTGACATTCGCATATATTACACGGAACTATATCTTATATATCAGCCTATACAGTGCTGGTTCGATGTACCAGCAATATAGGTCCTTATCATGGCGGCGTTAGTTTCAACTATCAAGTGAAATAACAATTAAGACGTTCCAGAGGAAGCAAAGCAACAAGCCTGCTTATGATTACTGAAAAAAGCAAGTCATACCGCCCAATCATATGGTTCCTTCATTTCACCAGTGTCCAGCAATATTGGTTTTGGAGCTTGGCACTCAACTTGCTCTTTCCCTGGTGTCTTTAGCAAGTTCCTCACTAATCTCCAGAAAGGGTTTCCCTGATAAGACGAGCTTCGCAGTCAATGAATAGCACATCATCAAATTCTGAAGAATATATTTAATTGATATACTGAACCTTGTCATCTCCTTGTTTGAAATCAAAAGCTCCAGGGCCATCTGTGGTTCCAGCAGCAAATGCAAATCCCATGGCTGCTGGGCATGTTTTCACCACCTGCGGACCGCCCGTACTTGTAGAAACACTAACTTTGAGTTGAGAGAAATCTAAGTAGGTGTGTCGATAGTCAATTTTTCCTTGTATTTCTTCAGAAGCTGAATTAAAGAGATCTACAGCCTTCAGAAATTGCCTATTCCCAATTATGCGGGTACTTTCAAACTCATCAGGATATCTGCAAGACAGCAAAATTTCATTTATACCTAATAGTGGCTTATGTGTACGGAAGGTTAATAAATTGTTATGCATGATGAATACCCTGGGCCTCGTCCATAGCAAAGTTCGTTCTTCCCATTACATGTGCTGTGATTGAAGTCACAAGGAAGATGGGTATCTATGCAAAACGTCCCCAGGACATTTGGACTAACATCTCCACAGTTTGACTGGCAAAACGCGGAAACAAATTTCGCATTGTTTTCTTGAGAACTTCTAATGCGTCTAGTGATATTTGAACCTGCCAACCGTCTTCCACCCGATGCCTCGTAGGATGATGCCAATTGCATTAAGTCGTCAGCTGAACAAAAGCAATGGAGAAAATAATCAGGTTTATGCACAACCTAATATGTTTCATTCCAATACACTATATAAACAATGCAAGAATCATGTAGCATGTAACATACTTATCTCATCCGGTTCTGGTATTATTGTAGAGACTCTTCTCGGAAGTACAGATGtcatgtgcaaaaatccaagatcaTCAGAACTTGCAACACCTGTCTGCTTTGGAAGGCCATTCTTTTCAGCCCAGTCTTCCATGAAACGTGCAGCTGCTCCTTTGTTATCACCACTTATCAAAGAATTTGTGCGACTCATTGATGTTCCGTGAGTCGCAAACCAATTAAAACTTCCAACTGGACCCGATTCATCATCTACAAACTTAACAAGGGTCATTTCTTTATCAACATTGTATTTGTATTTGCTTCTCTCTTCAGCAGGGTTATTCAGGTATGCGCTCGGGCTGCGATTCACACCAGCATCAAGAAGGTCACCTGAAAATCAAGCTTCAGAGATTGATAACGAAATCTTTGCAACAGCTAAATCTAAGATTAGCCAGCATCACAAGACCACACAGAGAGAAAAACGCAGGCAGCATACGGGGAATAGAACATGCAAAATTATACTCTGGGgcatttattactccctccgtcccaaaataaatgtctgaactttgtacttggtttagtacaaagttgtactaagtttgagacacttattttgggacggagggagtattatatagcTGCAGTAGCGAGAAATAAGATTGTAGCCAGACTTCAAGGAACATCTAAAGACCAAACTGAAACTAAATGACATTATAGAGTGAAGTGGATGACACTCCAAATACTACCCATCGAATGTATTTTAATTAGATGTGTGAGATCAAGATAAATGGTAGTTTGGTAACACATTAGTCCAAGACAGTGCAAATAGTTTCATACCTTTATTCACATAGATCTTCCCAGGATGGAGGTTGTTATGAGCTTCAACAATGCTTTTCTCAATCCCATCGACAATTACATCAAATGACTGACGAACAAACCCAAGAGAAGTGACAATATAGACTACATACTGCAGATAACCTCCAGGCCCAGCATGGGTATGGATCCCACTGATAGCCACGTTATTCTCATTATAAAGATCACCATACCTGCCAAATTGAGGTTTGCCAAGTCAACCCAACTTTATGAGCATGCAAGGCAGAATCTACAGTTTTATTGAGAAGTAGACCAAGCAGATTACAGTATAAGACCTCAAATAAAGTCACTGAGTCACTTTGTACAGTATGTATGTGCAATGTGAAATGGCTAAAGTGGCACTGCCTCAGTTCAATAATCTAAATAATGTGCAGAACAATATCAGCAGTTAATGGTGGCTTAACATAATCAAGAAAATAAATCGGGTACAAGTAAGAAGATAACTTCATAATGAACTAATATTTCAAGAGAGATAAATGAGCCAAGGATGATGTAACCAGGCAACCTTAAGCACACTCTAGGAAGAGACATCACACAGAGAGTTGAAACCTACATTTCAGGATTTTCTGATAAGTAAAAATACAATAGAAGTGAGCTCTTACCTTGCTTTTAGCCTTTCGAGCACCTTTATATTCACAAGCTGTGATGCCATGCAAGCATCCAGATTCACAAAGACAACACGCTTTCCATTAGGCTCAGCAACAATAAACGCGCGTGACTTTAGCCTGAAGTGAATTCCTGATGCAATCTGCTCAGTATTTGCATATCCCATCATGTTAACATCTGCTGCGGGCCCTGTTATGTCATAGCTCCCCATGCCGACCAAATATGGAGAGTCGGAGAGCACCG
Coding sequences within:
- the LOC123078606 gene encoding neutral ceramidase; the encoded protein is MEASSCLLYQVRGFGSFRIWLCLLLLLVLQNCSPVLSDSPYLVGMGSYDITGPAADVNMMGYANTEQIASGIHFRLKSRAFIVAEPNGKRVVFVNLDACMASQLVNIKVLERLKARYGDLYNENNVAISGIHTHAGPGGYLQYVVYIVTSLGFVRQSFDVIVDGIEKSIVEAHNNLHPGKIYVNKGDLLDAGVNRSPSAYLNNPAEERSKYKYNVDKEMTLVKFVDDESGPVGSFNWFATHGTSMSRTNSLISGDNKGAAARFMEDWAEKNGLPKQTGVASSDDLGFLHMTSVLPRRVSTIIPEPDEITDDLMQLASSYEASGGRRLAGSNITRRIRSSQENNAKFVSAFCQSNCGDVSPNVLGTFCIDTHLPCDFNHSTCNGKNELCYGRGPGYPDEFESTRIIGNRQFLKAVDLFNSASEEIQGKIDYRHTYLDFSQLKVSVSTSTGGPQVVKTCPAAMGFAFAAGTTDGPGAFDFKQGDDKGNPFWRLVRNLLKTPGKEQVECQAPKPILLDTGEMKEPYDWAPAILPIQIIRIGQLVILCVPGEFTTMAGRRLRDAVKNVLISGSNGDFGTNIHVVLAGLTNTYSQYVTTFEEYQIQRYEGASTLYGPHTLSAYIQEFQKLATAMVENKEVPTNIQPPDMLEKQIGLLPGVMYDSTPPGVHFGDVSSDVAANSNFRKGTTVNATFYSACPRNDLLTEGTFALVEKLNGNDWIPIYDDDDWSLQFKWSRPSKFSPRSFATLEWTIPEDAASGVYRLRHSGASKPLIGSIKHFTGTSRAFAVR